TTCACCGCAGCCAGCTGAGCACCGGAGCCAATGTTGCTGGCACCGGTTGCGCTGAACACATCGGAAAATTCCGTACGCGAGCCTTTAAAACCAATCGAACCCACATTGGCAATGTTATTACTGGTTACACTCAGATCTGAGGCAGCAGCATTTAAACCACTCAACGATGTATTAAATGACATTTTTCACGCTCCAAAAAATTACTGAATTCGTTTGGCTTGGCTCAAGGGCAACAGACCCATGCCTTCCAAATCCAACATAACCTCACCACCACCGTTGGCCATCGTCACACTGTTTACCCGTGCGGTGGCAAAGGTTGGGTAACTCTGTGTCAGCCCATTTTGCTGGCCTTCTGCCACCACGCTGTATTCACCCAATGGCGCCGTGGATCCATTTGCGGTGAAACCATCCCAGTGGTATTTCAATAGGCCGCCACCGTCATTAACCACCGATACGCTCTGCACCAACTGACCCGCTGCATCGTAAATATTTACCTTTATGTTCTGCGCTGCACTGCCAGCCCCAATCTCACCGCGCATTCCAACGTCCACTTGCAGACTGTTTCGATCACTGCTGACCAATACATCTCGACCGATCAGGCTGGCCGCTTGCAAGGTCTGATTGGACTGCAAAACCGAACTCACCTCAGAAAAAGAGTCTTGCAAACCTTGAATGCCATTAACCGTACCAAACTGAGCCATCTGCCCCAAAAATGCGCTGTTATCCATCGGTGAAAACGGATCTTGATTTTTCATCTGGGTGGTCATTAACTCTAAAAAAGCATCCTGACCCAGCTCTTTTGCACTGCCATTGTCTGTTTGGGCTGCGCTGCTCAAACCGGCCTGCTCATAAATCGTTGTTGCATTACTTATTGCCACCATCACTCATCTCCTAAACGTTTATTCACCTAACATCAACGTGCGTAACAGCAATTTTTTGGAGGTATCCAAAACATCAATGTTATTTTGATACGAGCGTGAGCTGGAAATCATATTGGCCATCTCCTCCACTCGATTCACATTGCTCGCATAGACATTTCCCTCGCCATCGGCCAAGGGGTGATCCGGAGCGTAACGCACATCAACAGGCGCATGGCTCTCCACCACCCCACGCACCTGTACGGCAACCGAAGGATTATTTTTCACCCCATTTAAAACCGCCTGAAAAATAGGTGCGCGAGCATGATATGCCTCCTTTGCAGAGCCACTGACCGTATCGGCATTGGCCAAATTACTGGCGGTGATGTTCAAGCGCAGAGATTGCGCACTCATGGCGGAACCCGCCACATCAAAAACAGAAAATAGAGACATAATCAATTGCCCTTAATGGCCGTTAACAGGCCTTTGAATTTACCGCCAAGCAATTGCAGAGTGGCTTGATAACGAACCGAATTTTCCGAAAAGGCCGCTTTTTCCAATTGAGGATCCACCGTATTGCCATCCAAAGAGGCCTGATTCGGATTACGATATTGCAACACCGTAGAAAACGAACGGTTGGAAGCAGTGATATGCCGTGGATTGTTGTGCGACAGTGGCAATGGAGACGCCTGCTGTGATTGTGATAATATTGATCTGAAATCAATATCTTTGGCTTTGTAATTCGGTGTGTCCGCATTGGCGATATTAGAAGCTAAGATCACCGTACGCTGCGAACGCAAATAGAGCGCTTTCTCATGCACTCCTAATACTTTATCAAAGTTGAACCCCATTTCAGCTCCTTGTCACTGTAATAACAATGCAGGGGCAGTATGTATGCCAACAAGGAATTCAACTCATCTCTTGCAACGCTTTCATATTTTTAATAATCGATTTAGCCAAGGCATCGGAACTGAATTTAGAGATAAATTCATCAGCGCCCACTTTACTCACCATCGACTGGTTAAATCCGCCACTTAATGAGGTGTGCAAAATGACTTTTAG
The sequence above is a segment of the Gammaproteobacteria bacterium genome. Coding sequences within it:
- a CDS encoding flagellar hook assembly protein FlgD yields the protein MVAISNATTIYEQAGLSSAAQTDNGSAKELGQDAFLELMTTQMKNQDPFSPMDNSAFLGQMAQFGTVNGIQGLQDSFSEVSSVLQSNQTLQAASLIGRDVLVSSDRNSLQVDVGMRGEIGAGSAAQNIKVNIYDAAGQLVQSVSVVNDGGGLLKYHWDGFTANGSTAPLGEYSVVAEGQQNGLTQSYPTFATARVNSVTMANGGGEVMLDLEGMGLLPLSQAKRIQ
- the flgC gene encoding flagellar basal body rod protein FlgC; protein product: MSLFSVFDVAGSAMSAQSLRLNITASNLANADTVSGSAKEAYHARAPIFQAVLNGVKNNPSVAVQVRGVVESHAPVDVRYAPDHPLADGEGNVYASNVNRVEEMANMISSSRSYQNNIDVLDTSKKLLLRTLMLGE
- the flgB gene encoding flagellar basal body rod protein FlgB; translation: MGFNFDKVLGVHEKALYLRSQRTVILASNIANADTPNYKAKDIDFRSILSQSQQASPLPLSHNNPRHITASNRSFSTVLQYRNPNQASLDGNTVDPQLEKAAFSENSVRYQATLQLLGGKFKGLLTAIKGN